From a single Endozoicomonas euniceicola genomic region:
- the xerD gene encoding site-specific tyrosine recombinase XerD, whose translation MPAPPQTNEPFTPFLQHLWLEKGLSENTRSSYQRDLRQFQEWLQEHQQKTVTEATRDNLSDYLAWRYEQRYKPASTARCLSSLRGFYRFLLREGELDRDITANIDLPRQGRSLPKTLTESDVEALLKAPDTDTALGLRDRCMLELLYACGLRVSELVTLTIDQINLRQGIVRISGKGGKERLSPMGEEALTWVLEYMKCARPGLLNINDSPVMFPGRRGQPMTRQTFCYRIKHHQQTAGITADVSPHVLRHAFATHLLNHGADLRVVQLLLGHSDLSTTQIYTHVARHRLETLHAKHHPRG comes from the coding sequence ATGCCTGCACCGCCTCAAACTAACGAACCTTTTACACCATTTCTTCAGCATCTCTGGCTGGAAAAAGGTCTGAGTGAGAATACCCGTTCGTCTTATCAACGTGACCTCAGACAATTTCAGGAATGGCTGCAGGAGCACCAACAAAAAACGGTGACTGAGGCAACCCGGGACAACCTCAGTGACTACCTGGCCTGGCGCTATGAGCAGCGCTACAAACCTGCTTCAACAGCCCGATGCCTGTCGAGCCTGCGTGGTTTTTATCGCTTCCTGCTCAGGGAGGGTGAGCTGGACAGGGACATCACGGCCAATATCGACCTGCCCAGACAAGGACGCTCACTCCCGAAAACCCTGACCGAATCCGATGTCGAAGCCCTGCTGAAGGCGCCGGACACTGACACGGCACTGGGCCTTCGTGACCGCTGCATGCTGGAGCTGCTTTACGCCTGTGGTTTACGAGTGTCAGAACTGGTAACTCTGACGATCGATCAGATCAACCTGCGGCAGGGCATTGTTCGAATCAGCGGCAAAGGTGGCAAAGAACGCTTAAGCCCAATGGGAGAAGAGGCGCTGACCTGGGTTCTGGAATATATGAAATGCGCCCGCCCCGGGCTGCTCAACATTAATGACAGCCCGGTCATGTTTCCGGGACGACGGGGCCAGCCCATGACCCGACAGACCTTCTGTTATCGGATCAAACACCACCAGCAGACAGCAGGCATAACAGCGGATGTTTCCCCCCATGTGTTACGTCACGCCTTCGCTACCCACCTGCTTAACCACGGTGCCGACCTGCGGGTGGTTCAATTACTGCTCGGACACAGCGATCTCTCTACCACCCAGATTTACACCCATGTCGCACGGCACCGGTTAGAAACACTTCACGCAAAGCACCACCCCCGGGGATGA